The following proteins come from a genomic window of Anabas testudineus chromosome 3, fAnaTes1.2, whole genome shotgun sequence:
- the kif18a gene encoding kinesin-like protein KIF18A has product MASDVCSHVKVVVRVRPANDSEKRENCRNVVQVVDNHMLIFDPKEEDTSCFGSQRVRNRNINKRANKDLKFVFDHVFGENSTQVDIFENTTKVVLDGVMNGFNCTVFAYGATGAGKTHTMLGSQNEPGVMYRTMKELFKRMDDAKDEKEFAVAFSYLEVYNEQIRDLLANAGPLAVREDSSKGVVVQGLTLHQPKSAEHILEALDSGNRNRTQHPTDMNATSSRSHAVFQIYLRQQDKTASLNPNVCVAKMSLIDLAGSERASATNAKGARLREGANINRSLLALGNVINALADPKSKKAHIPYRDSKLTRLLKDSLGGNCRTVMIANVSPSSKSYDDTHNTLKYANRAKEIKSSLKSNVVSLDSHIGQYAVICEKQRQEILQLKQKLKQYEEKNAVPVVGFNTITSQKQAEFKRMSETLQQIFSSRAQIRREQLDLERQLKENELRQRYSEEDNLQVQYFCAKEKTEKATCKYERKIASLRTQQQHICKRLKEAETRFLDNDGWLHRVENEIKLLKSNDHNSEVLEKDLHRHRLELQVNDLKQHINQMVELTALQDQENKRMQKMVNMLLPAYSRQYSALRGAGLITSADEMENHELEHLVLRERGVVWADQEGAEQQLKGERIGVESQEINHAAKVGFRSELAPVLSFSHLLYHHSSPCSAEGRSKRTSLCKASPSPKGRGNQTDMKQEPPPRMPIRRNLSASLPPQSPQTIAKTQVFEDGMFPLQCTPEPPQRTLQALPLNSSSTMDPNMTFEVLDIDDKVANNATIIISSGSPCRASNSTDVLGPNQQLHPPKINEGSQIPTKRQQVPSLQEVRRANPTYMDMTSAAQGKRKLNRIKEDLTQGLSAPKRIKRDALVARRPLRVHRFAGSEENKPRRVVRSISEGNLNLLETQKSKSIFYKTSQQLKRVAKRM; this is encoded by the exons ATGGCAAGTGATGTGTGCAGCCATGTCAAGGTGGTTGTTCGGGTGAGGCCAGCCAATGACAGCGAGAAGCGTGAAAATTGTCGAAATGTGGTCCAGGTTGTTGATAACCACATGCTTATATTTGACCCTAAAGAAGAAGACACATCATGTTTTGGGTCACAAAGGGTGCGGAATAGAAACATCAACAAGAGGGCTAACAAAGACCTTAAGTTTGTTTTTGACCATGTCTTTGGTGAGAACTCCACTCAAGTTGACATCTTTGAGAATACGACGAAAGTAGTGTTGGATGGCGTGATGAATGGATTTAACTGCACAG TCTTTGCCTATGGTGCTACTGGAGCAGGCAAAACACATACCATGTTAGGCTCACAAAATGAACCCGGGGTCATGTATCGCACCATGAAAGAGCTGTTCAAACGCATGGATGATGCCAAGGATGAGAAGGAGTTTGCTGTTGCATTCTCATATCTTGAG GTTTACAATGAACAGATCAGAGACTTGTTGGCTAATGCAGGCCCTCTTGCAGTAAGAGAGGACAGTTCTAAAGGAGTGGTTGTTCAGGGCCTCACACTGCATCAG CCAAAATCAGCAGAGCACATTCTTGAGGCTTTGGATTCTGGCAATCGAAACAGGACACAGCACCCCACTGATATGAATGCTACCTCTTCCCGGTCTCATGCAGTGTTTCAG ATATATTTGCGACAACAGGACAAAACCGCCAGCCTCAACCCCAATGTCTGTGTAGCCAAAATGAGCCTGATTGATTTGGCAGGCTCAGAGAGAGCCAGCGCAACCAACGCCAAAGGGGCACGATTGCGGGAAGGTGCTAATATTAATCGCTCACTGCTTGCCTTGGGAAATGTTATCAATGCTCTGGCTGACCCAAAG AGTAAGAAAGCTCATATACCGTACAGGGATAGCAAGCTGACACGGCTGCTGAAAGACTCACTGGGAGGCAACTGCAGGACTGTTATGATTGCCAATGTTAGCCCCTCATCTAAGTCATACGATGACACCCATAACACACTTAAATATGCCAACAGGGCCAAGGAGATCAAGTCCTCG CTGAAGAGTAATGTTGTCAGCTTGGACAGTCACATTGGCCAGTATGCAGTGATATGTGAGAAGCAACGGCAAGAG ATTCTACAGCTAAAGCAGAAACTAAAACAATATGAGGAGAAGAATGCGGTGCCTGTGGTTGGTTTTAACACGATCACTTCCCAAAAACAAGCAGAGTTCAAAAG GATGTCAGAAACTCTGCAGCAAATCTTCTCAAGCCGGGCCCAAATCAGGAGAGAACAGCTGGATCTGGAGAGACAACTGAAGGAGAATGAGCTGCGCCAGCGCTATAGTGAAGAGGACAACCTGCAGGTCCAATATTTCTGTGCCAAGGAAAAGACTGAGAAG GCCACTTGTAAATATGAGCGTAAGATTGCCAGCTTACGTACCCAGCAGCAACACATTTGCAAGCGTTTGAAGGAGGCAGAAACTCGTTTCCTGGACAATGATGGCTGGCTTCATCGCGTAGAAAATGAGATTAAGTTGCTCAAGTCAAATGATCACAACTCAGAA GTGTTAGAGAAGGACCTACATCGCCACAGACTGGAGCTGCAGGTAAATGATCTGAAGCAACACATCAACCAAATGGTCGAGCTCACTGCACTCCAGGACCAGGAGAACAAGCGCATGCAGAA AATGGTGAACATGTTGTTGCCAGCTTACAGTCGGCAGTACTCTGCATTGCGTGGAGCTGGGTTAATCACATCAGCAGATGAGATGGAGAACCATGAGCTCGAACACCTTGTGTTGAGGGAGAGAGGCGTGGTCTGGGCTGACCAAGAAGGGgcggagcagcagctgaaaggTGAAAGGATTGGAGTGGAGTCGCAGGAGATTAATCATGCAGCAAAAGTTGGGTTCCGCAGCGAATTGGCCCCTGTCCTGTCTTTCTCACATTTGCTCTACCACCACAGTAGCCCCTGCA gtGCCGAGGGGCGATCAAAAAGAACATCATTGTGTAAAGCATCTCCATCACCAAAAG GTAGAGGAAACCAGACGGATATGAAACAGGAACCACCTCCCAGAATGCCCATCAGAAGAAATCTGTCTGCGTCACTGCCACCACAAAGCCCACAGACCATTGCTAAGACCCAAGTCTTTGAGGATGGCATGTTTCCACTCCAGTGTACACCAGAGCCTCCTCAAAGAACTCTGCAGGCCCTGCCGCTGAACTCCTCCAGCACCATGGATCCCAACATGACCTTTGAAGTACTGGACATTGATGATAAAGTTGCAAATAATGCAACCATTATAATAAGCAGTGGTAGTCCCTGTCGAGCATCAAACTCCACAGATGTCCTGGGTCCCAACCAACAACTCCACCCTCCTAAAATAAATGAGGGGAGCCAGATTCCTACTAAACG ACAACAGGTCCCATCATTACAAGAGGTGAGACGAGCCAACCCGACCTATATGGACATGACGTCTGCTGCACAAGGAAAGCGTAAATTGAACCG GATAAAAGAAGACTTAACGCAGGGTCTGTCTGCACCGAAGCGTATAAAGAGAGACGCCTTAGTGGCAAGGAGACCACTTAGAGTGCATCGGTTTGCTG GTTCAGAGGAAAACAAGCCTCGGAGAGTTGTGAGGAGCATTTCTGAAGGAAATCTCAATCTCCTCGAAACTCAGAAATCCAAGTCTATATTCTATAAAACGTCCCAACAGTTAAAACGAGTGGCCAAGCGGATGTAA